In Fusarium fujikuroi IMI 58289 draft genome, chromosome FFUJ_chr08, one genomic interval encodes:
- a CDS encoding related to reductases: MSRYADVHKNTSGPGDARPTALQIVRDEGLEGALTDKVFLITGTSAGIGVEVGRAIAATGARVFLAVRDLEKGKAACSSFLKPGQVDLIPLDTSDMSSVRACAAEFLEKSSTLNVLINNAAIMATPTRIETKDGFEQQLATNYLGHFLLFWLLKDALLKGSTPAFNSRVVNVSSSGHHASEIIYDDFQLKAADAYNPFKAYGQSKLAQIYMSNYIDRVYGPKGLHATSLMPGGIASNLQKHLPESVHKDMKENPTTINFMKSPEQGAATTVLAAVGKEWEGKGGKYLENCRPSMPQPLIPGMMGYKDYVYDSEKENRTWELTLETLGLRKTS; encoded by the coding sequence ATGTCGCGCTACGCTGACGTGCACAAGAACACTTCTGGCCCAGGTGATGCTCGTCCAACAGCCCTACAAATCGTTCGCgatgagggtcttgagggcGCTTTGACGGATAAAGTCTTCTTGATCACTGGTACTTCTGCAGGAATTGGCGTTGAGGTTGGCCGTGCTATTGCTGCAACCGGCGCCCGTGTTTTCCTCGCTGTGCGggatcttgagaagggcaaggctgcgtgctcttcttttttgaAGCCTGGTCAAGTTGACTTAATACCTCTTGATACTTCCGATATGTCTTCCGTTCGCGCATGCGCCGCTGAATTCCTGGAGAAGTCATCTACACTCAATGTCCTCATCAATAACGCCGCCATTATGGCGACACCTACACGCATTGAAACAAAAGATGGTTTCGAACAACAACTAGCTACCAACTATCTCGGCcacttccttcttttctggCTCCTCAAAGATGCTCTCCTCAAAGGATCAACCCCAGCGTTTAACTCGCGCGTCGTCAACGTGTCTTCCTCAGGCCACCACGCTTCAGAGATCATCTACGATGATTTCCAGCTCAAAGCGGCAGATGCTTATAATCCTTTTAAAGCGTACGGCCAGAGCAAGCTCGCTCAGATCTACATGTCCAACTACATTGACCGTGTTTACGGCCCAAAAGGCCTTCACGCTACTAGCCTCATGCCGGGTGGAATCGCATCAAACCTCCAGAAGCATCTGCCTGAATCGGTGCACAAGGACATGAAGGAGAATCCAACAACGATCAATTTTATGAAAAGTCCCGAGCAAGGTGCTGCGACTACGGTTCTGGCAGCTGTTGGTAAAGAGTGGGAGGGCAAAGGTGGGAAGTACCTTGAGAACTGTCGACCATCTATGCCACAGCCTTTGATCCCTGGTATGATGGGGTATAAGGATTACGTTTATGATTCAGAAAAGGAGAACCGAACTTGGGAGCTTACTTTGGAGACCTTGGGTCTCCGGAAGACGTCCTAG
- a CDS encoding related to calcium-independent phospholipase A2 yields MVYVASTKHPKGLRLLSLDGGGVRGIMGLVILRELMLRVQKKKGLDKIPLPADYFELAGGTSTGGIMGIMLFRLRMSVDDTIDEYDRIAKTIFSPKIYGWDISWIPGSSYLNNSKALVQDSRFDAGSMSKAIDEVVEKFGLDENDKKLKGNAPLQHEGGARMFCCTTAQNRAESMLMRTYKDKTIYAKSKVNDALLKHGDKLTISVAARATSAAPTFFPEVKFPEDKPELVFWDGGLLNNNPIDQLWYTRFELVDPKDPAPQISCVISLGTGYVSPGKAKQSWIKVVGVASKVMDFATNTNAKGKDFSRHMTHLNERDEHKDTKYIRFNPFLKEEIGLDEYLRMDDLKVIAQKTMDDPNPTNQFWINQAVDAICA; encoded by the exons ATGGTCTACGTAGCCTCTACCAAGCATCCCAAGGGACTCCGTCTCCTCTCCCTCGATGGCGGTGGTGTCCGAGGTATCATGggcctcgtcatcctcagagAGCTCATGCTTCGCgtccaaaagaagaaaggccTCGACAAGATTCCCCTGCCAGCCGATTATTTCGAGCTTGCCGGCGGTACCAGCACAGGCGGTATCATGGGTATCATGCTCTTTCGTCTTCGCATGAGTGTTGATGACACCATTGATGAATACGACAGAATCGCCAAGACTATCTTTAGCCCCAAGATTTACGGCTGGGATATCAGCTGGATCCCTGGTTCATCAtacctcaacaacagcaaggcTTTAGTTCAGGACAGTAGATTTGATGCTGGTTCTATGAGCAAGGCtattgatgaggttgttgagaagtttgggcttgatgagaacgataagaagctcaagggcaACGCCCCTCTTCAGCACGAAGGTGGCGCACGGAT GTTCTGCTGCACTACTGCCCAGAACAGAGCTGAGTCTATGTTGATGCGAACCTACAAGGACAAGACCATCTACGCCAAGTCCAAAGTCAACGATGCTCTCCTCAAACACGGTGACAAGCTCACCATCAGCGTCGCAGCTCGCGCAACATCTGCTGCTCCAACCTTCTTCCCTGAAGTGAAGTTCCCTGAAGACAAGCCTGAATTGGTGTTCTGGGACGGcggccttctcaacaacaaccccaTTGATCAGCTCTGGTACACACGCTTTGAGCTCGTTGACCCCAAAGACCCTGCGCCTCAGATATCCTGCGTTATCAGCCTAGGTACTGGCTACGTCAGCCCTGGAAAGGCAAAGCAGTCTTGGATCAAGGTTGTCGGAGTAGCGTCCAAGGTCATGGACTTTGCtaccaacaccaacgccaagggcaaggactTTTCACGACACATGACTCATCTTAATGAGAGAGATGAGCACAAGGATACAAAGTATATTCGCTTCAACCCATTCttgaaggaggagattggtcttgatgagtATTTGAGAATGGATGATCTCAAGGTGATTGCTCAGAAGACCATGGATGATCCTAACCCTACGAACCAATTTTGGATCAATCAAGCTGTGGATGCTATTTGCGCATAG
- a CDS encoding related to tol protein: MSFSSLCNICRDVDFHGIFTGRDYANYPDGFNPYRADLDSRKQVPRTWGHIRMHVRCCTFCMLTFHQIRTLRMMTRTSNRLNVPDPFPDARENEMVITAVEIGTGMFDGEFTQCIGFHNGTYRHPSHGSLMIRGLQLSSPKRSPTAAWERARQVKEQAESRLGLQANKKLNIKFGSCFGGRLVGADIDFELCKTWLDLCNEQHEECMEYKPVGKITRPNRLIDVQSNCIVSGSSSHDDYAALSYVWGGGIPGTQLTTSNEKELQQTGSLSAPGIILGHTITDAMNFCRQIGLRFLWVDQLCIPQKPGSVDPEIHHMASIYSGATCTLVALSSNSFCDPLPGVRPGTRQPETQHKATIRGLSIMTCYPSLFTEIESSVWFSRGWTFQEAAFSRRIFFFTTSQIFFLCRETMYCEESVWEVPGGNSTAASANTETTEAGRIKDLMLLRSNGSYPEGGYYRIVEEYTKRTLGHPEDILNAWAAAVQWMEEDKKWGSTCSFGLPLDQFGFGLGWQPLHGHDPHPDHQRTDFPSWSWSSFQGPVEWCLAVPSSTRTSGGGRESGWARSGIIQETDIDKALCERYDKYLSPVRTSQSPFAQQNPILEFKTSAAHITVSKTPDGRMELPNFDIIGKDGYSIGSLQCDPGWRAEQPEQLEFIIFATAKLTDPEPPQYSGYTAGCGTSRYNAKMSGRLFSDQYSFDAAVSQWQDLCSKERFVVDLMCISREDDGLARRVQVCHGISLDQWMSLDPKEVSVRLG, encoded by the coding sequence ATGTCATTCAGCAGTCTCTGCAATATCTGCAGGGACGTGGACTTCCATGGCATCTTCACAGGCCGTGATTACGCCAATTACCCCGATGGTTTCAACCCGTACCGGGCAGATCTCGACTCTCGGAAACAGGTCCCGAGAACCTGGGGGCACATCAGAATGCATGTGCGATGCTGTACCTTTTGCATGTTGACTTTCCATCAGATACGGACACTTAGGATGATGACACGCACCTCAAACCGTCTGAACGTACCCGACCCTTTCCCGGATGCAAGAGAAAATGAGATGGTGATTACGGCGGTCGAGATAGGAACAGGCATGTTTGACGGAGAGTTTACGCAGTGTATTGGCTTTCATAACGGTACATATCGGCATCCCAGCCATGGTTCACTCATGATTCGTGGTCTTCAGCTGAGTTCTCCGAAGCGCTCTCCTACAGCGGCTTGGGAGCGCGCACGTCAAGTCAAGGAACAAGCCGAGTCGCGTTTGGGACTTCAAGCAAACAAGAAATTGAACATAAAATTTGGGAGCTGTTTTGGCGGGAGACTCGTCGGCGCAGATATTGACTTTGAACTCTGTAAAACCTGGTTAGATCTTTGCAATGAGCAGCATGAGGAGTGCATGGAGTACAAACCAGTCGGCAAGATAACTCGGCCAAACAGGCTTATCGATGTTCAGAGTAACTGCATTGTCTCTGGATCCTCTTCACACGATGACTATGCTGCCTTGAGCTACGTCTGGGGTGGTGGTATACCTGGTACCCAGCTAACGACCTCCAACGAGAAAGAGCTCCAACAAACAGGGAGCCTCTCCGCACCAGGCATAATTTTGGGCCATACCATTACTGATGCCATGAATTTCTGTCGGCAGATCGGTCTGCGCTTCTTGTGGGTCGATCAATTGTGCATTCCCCAAAAGCCGGGCTCGGTCGACCCAGAGATCCACCACATGGCGTCAATCTACTCCGGAGCAACTTGTACTTTGGTTGCCTTGAGCAGTAATTCCTTTTGCGACCCCCTCCCGGGAGTCCGGCCGGGCACACGGCAGCCAGAGACACAACACAAGGCTACTATAAGGGGTTTGAGTATCATGACATGCTACCCATCGCTCTTCACTGAGATAGAGAGCTCAGTCTGGTTCAGTCGCGGCTGGACATTCCAAGAAGCAGCGTTCTCGAGACGAATCTTTTTCTTCACGACGTCAcagatcttcttcctttgtcGCGAGACGATGTACTGCGAGGAAAGTGTCTGGGAAGTACCAGGCGGTAATTCTACGGCAGCTTCAGCAAACACCGAAACGACAGAGGCTGGGAGAATAAAGGATCTGATGCTCCTCCGCTCAAATGGATCGTACCCAGAGGGGGGCTACTACAGGATTGTAGAAGAGTACACCAAGCGTACCCTGGGTCATCCTGAGGATATCCTCAATGCGTGGGCCGCCGCGGTCCAGTGGAtggaggaagacaagaagtGGGGATCGACATGCAGTTTTGGTCTTCCCTTAGACCAGTTTGGGTTCGGGCTGGGATGGCAACCACTCCATGGCCATGACCCCCATCCTGATCATCAACGGACTGACTTCCCCAGTTGGAGTTGGTCAAGCTTCCAGGGTCCAGTTGAGTGGTGCCTTGCAGTACCATCCAGTACACGGACGTCTGGTGGTGGACGAGAGAGTGGCTGGGCTAGGTCTGGCATTATCCAAGAGACAGACATCGACAAGGCGTTGTGTGAGAGATATGATAAATATCTTTCACCAGTTCGTACATCCCAGAGTCCTTTCGCGCAGCAAAATCCTATCCTGGAGTTCAAAACCTCAGCTGCTCACATCACAGTCTCCAAAACGCCCGATGGTAGGATGGAACTGCCAAACTTTGACATAATAGGGAAAGACGGGTATTCGATCGGAAGTCTGCAGTGTGATCCTGGCTGGCGTGCCGAGCAACCAGAGCAACTGGAGTTTATCATCTTTGCCACTGCTAAACTGACGGATCCAGAGCCTCCACAGTACTCGGGATATACTGCCGGTTGCGGAACAAGCCGATATAATGCAAAGATGAGCGGTCGCTTGTTTTCCGATCAATACAGCTTTGACGCCGCTGTCTCTCAGTGGCAGGATTTATGCTCAAAGGAGCGATTTGTGGTCGATTTAATGTGTATCTCCAGAGAAGATGACGGCCTCGCCAGGAGGGTTCAGGTTTGCCATGGCATATCCTTGGATCAGTGGATGAGCCTAGATCCCAAGGAAGTGTCAGTCAGACTCGGATGA
- a CDS encoding related to methyltransferase, whose amino-acid sequence MSAPTQEPHEALAADTFDDTDSTFSGTDSESLESLRSSVLRFQEENGRTYHAMSSEKYNFPNDASESDRLDLQHNLWLLTLHGELGLSPKIKKPAKRVMDVGTGTGIWAIEYADLHPEAQVVGVDLSPIQPSLVPPNCNFEIDDLEKEWMWSEPFDFIFCRVMTGSFADMEKFVQNAYDNLEPGGYLEMQDLTYPIACDDGTLPPDCEVLRSGLLSIEASAKAGRAINLAPKYKNFLKKAGFVDVVEKQFKWPINEWPKDKHYKELGKWSYANINNGLEGLLLGLFTRFLGWSADEYFSFP is encoded by the exons ATGTCTGCGCCTACTCAAGAACCACATGAGGCATTG GCCGCTGATACCTTTGACGATACCGACTCCACATTCTCTGGC ACCGATTCAGAAAGCCTCGAGTCACTTCGATCAAGCGTTTTGCGCTTCCAAGAAGAAAATGGGAGAACCTACCACGCTATGAGTTCCGAAA AATACAATTTTCCGAATGACGCATCTGAGAGTGACCGTTTGG ATCTTCAGCATAATCTCTGGCTACTCACCCTTCATGGAGAACTTGGCCTCAgccccaagatcaagaagccagCTAAACGAGTCATGGATGTTGGAACTGGAACTGGCATTTGGGCTATCGAATATG CCGATCTTCATCCAGAAGCTCAG GTCGTTGGCGTAGACCTTAGCCCTATCCAACCCTCATT GGTCCCACCGAACTGCAACTTCGAAATCGACGATCTCGAAAAGGAGTGGATGTGGTCAGAGCCATTCGACTTTATCTTCTGCCGCGTCATGACAGGATCCTTCGCTGATATGGAGAAATTCGTTCAGAACGCCTACGA TAATCTCGAACCTGGCGGCTATCTCGAGATGCAAGACCTAACTTACCCCATCGCCTGCGATGACGGAACTCTTCCCCCAGACTGCGAAGTCCTCCGCTCCGGTCTTCTAAGCATCGAAGCCAGCGCTAAAGCAGGACGAGCTATTAACCTTGCTCCCAAGTACAAAAACTTCCTTAAGAAAGCTGGGTTTGTTGATGTGGTGGAGAAGCAGTTCAAGTGGCCTATTAACGAGTGGCCCAAAGACAAGCATTATAAAGAGCTGGGAAAGTGGTCTTATGCTAACATTAACAATGGCTTGGAGGGTCTGTTGCTTGGATTGTTCACGAGGTTCTTGGGCTGGAGCGCGGATGAG TATTTCTCGTTTCCATAA
- a CDS encoding related to NADPH-dependent aldehyde reductase has translation MSNLPTAIPRGSWVLVTGANCYTGSHVVIELLKQDFKVRGTVRDLSYSKWLLEHPAVKPHADEGKVELVVANTSKPGDFDEAVKGVSAIIHLANIGDYTPDPSVGFASAIEAALTVCRSATKEASVKRFVVAAGLWSSVWPKPGETKTVGQDTWNDDLVKVAQAPPPYELSRILPVYLGARVEAEKAVWKFAKDENVPWELNSVSPCWILGDPLDARHYGPMPTQLLQQLYLGKTDALKENTTIYYTHVSDAAVIYVAAAIDPDVKGARIPALAESFNWNNALAIMRKAYPEEDFEEDFVPGDPVLSYKIENDIAPELLQKWAGRDWISLEKGITETIDFSRKLGNLD, from the exons ATGAGCAATTTACCGACGGCTATTCCCCGAGGCTCATGGGTCCTCGTGACAGGAGCGAATTGTTACACCGGCAGCCATGTGGTCATAGAGCTTCTGAAGCAAGACTTCAAAGTGCGCGGGACTGTGAGAGATCTCTCTTACAGCAAGTGGCTGCTCGAGCACCCAGCCGTGAAGCCACACGCAGACGAAGGAAAGGTGGAATTAGTTGTCGCGAACACATCAAAGCCAGGAGATTTCGATGAGGCGGTTAAAGGTGTTTCGGCTATCATTCACCTCGCCAATATCGGCGATTATACGCCAGATCCTAGTGTCGGTTTCGCATCAGCTATTGAGGCTGCTTTGACCGTGTGCCGATCTGCTACCAAGGAGGCGTCAGTCAAGCGATTTGTGGTGGCAGCTGGATTATGGTCATCAGTCTGGCCTAAGCCGGGGGAGACAAAGACTGTTGGGCAGGATACGTGGAACGATGACCTGGTCAAGGTCGCACAGGCGCCGCCACCGTATGAGTTGAGTCGCATTCTTCCCGTGTACCTGGGTGCCAGAGTTGAAGCCGAGAAGGCAGTATGGAAGTTCGCGAAAGACGAGAATGTCCCATGGGAGCTCAATTCTGTTAGTCCTTGCTGGATTTTAGGTGATCCGCTGGATGCGAGACACTATGGGCCTATGCCTACTCAGCTCTTGCAGCAACTATACCTTGGCAAGACAGATGCTCTGAAAGAGAACACAACGA TCTATTACACTCACGTCTCCGACGCAGCTGTCATTTACGTAGCAGCAGCTATCGACCCAGATGTCAAAGGCGCTCGTATTCCAGCACTGGCCGAGTCTTTCAACTGGAACAACGCTTTGGCCATCATGCGTAAAGCATATCCTGAGGAAGACTTTGAGGAAGACTTTGTGCCTGGCGACCCTGTTCTAAGCTACAAGATCGAGAACGATATTGCACCCGAGCTGCTGCAAAAGTGGGCAGGAAGGGACTGGATCAGTCTCGAGAAAGGAATCACAGAGACCATCGACTTTTCGAGGAAGCTGGGTAACTTGGACTAA